The Prochlorococcus marinus str. MIT 1214 sequence AAAATCCCGGTTAAAAATCATTAAGCCTTTACCTGAAGTCAAATTATTAATGTTTTCAAAAGAAAATTCTTCAGAAGATATTTCATTTATTCAACCACCCCAAACAGAAGACATGACAGGGGTTTGCTGTTTCATAATAAGGAAAAATACCTTATGAGGAAAAATTTAAAAAAGCATTTAGATGATCATGGATCAACATAAAGGTAGATTAGTACATATTATTTCTCGCTTGCGTTGGAACCGTGACCAGTTTTATCACTGCAGCGCATCCTGAGTCTACTAGTCTCAAACATGACACTAATAGACTCAGATTAATTAGTGGGACATCTAATACAGCGTTAGCAAAAGAAATTGCGACTTACATGGGGATAACAAATGTCCCTCTAGTTTCAAAAAGGTTTGCTGATGGTGAACTCTATGTTCAAATCCAACAATCAATCAGAGGTTGTGACGTTTTTCTTATACAACCAACCTGTGCTCCTGTTAATGACAGCTTAATGGAGCTTATGATCATGGTGGATGCTTGCAAAAGAGCATCTGCCAGACAAATTACAGCTGTAATTCCATATTTTGGTTACGCAAGAGCCGATAGAAAGACAGCAGGTAGAGAATCAATAACTGCGAAATTAACTGCAAATATTCTTGTCAAATCAGGGGTAGATAGAGTTCTAGCAATGGATTTACATTCGGCACAAATACAAGGTTATTTCGATATTCCCTGCGATCACATATATGGTTCTCCGGTATTAGTTGATTATCTATCAACTATGAAACTTGATGAAATCGTAGTCGTCTCTCCTGATGTAGGTGGTGTAGCCAGAGCAAGAGCTTTTGCTAAGCAAATGAAGGATTCACCTCTAGCGATTATTGACAAGCGTCGTTCAGGGCATAACGTTGCCGAAAGCCTCACAGTTATTGGTGAGGTTTCTGGCAAAACTGCAATATTGATTGATGACATGATTGATACTGGAGGCACTATTTGCGCAGGAGCTGAATTACTTAGGGAAGAGGGTGCAAAAAAAGTTATTGCATGTGCATCTCATGCAGTTTTCTCTCCACCTGCTTACGAGAAACTTTCAAAAGAAGGCCTTTTTGAACAAGTTATTGTCACTAATAGTATTCCAGTTCCAAATAATTTAAATTTCTCACAATTGAAGGTCTTATCAGTTGCAAATATGCTTGGAGAAGCTATCTGGAGAATTCATGAAGAAAGTTCTGTTAGCTCAATGTTCAGATGATTTTCTAAATTTACTTCAAAATTAGTTCCACGACCTCTCTCGTATTTGAAGATATATTTGCATTATTAATTTTTAATATTGATTTATACATTGATTCTTTATTTTTATCTACATAAGTTTTCCATTTACTGAAAATTTTTACCATTCTTGAAGCCGTTATTGGATTAATTTTATCTACCTCTATTAATTTTTCAGCCATAAATAAATAACCTTGTCCATCAAGAGAATGAAATAATTCAATATTTTTACTAAAACCTCCAATAACAGCTCTTATTGAATTTGGAGTCTTCCAATCAAATTTGGAATGTGATAACAATTCTTCGATAACATCAATTCCTTTTTTATTAGGTCTTGAGGCCTCATAAGCGAACCATGAATCTAAAACCACAGGATTATCTTTCCAAAGATTATAAAATAAAAAAGAAGCTTCTTCTGTCTCAGGAATATCAAGTGGCTTTAATGCCTCTAGCGCTGCCCTTGCTATGGTCATTGAAGAATGACTTATTGAACCAACACAAATCTTTTGCACATTTCTATCGCCTGCAAGAGTTAAATAATACCAAATAGTTGCTAATAGTTTTCTTTCTCCTCTACCCATTGGCCATTCATGATTAATATTCACAAATAAATTTTTAGCTATTATTCTTAACTCTTGAAGAATTTCAGTACCAATTAAAACTTGAAAATTTAATGACTGTTTATAAATATTTATGGGGTCCACTTTTTCAAATAAAGATTCCAATTCTGCTAAACCAGGTACTGTTAAAAGTGTTGCCAAGAAAAAAGGATCTTTGATTTCTAAGGATTTTATGGATTCTTTAATAACATTAATAAACATATCTTCCAATATATAATTTGCCTTGTTGCAAAGCCTACTTTTTATGATTTCACGCATTAAAAATTGACCGGAGTCCCATTTAGAAAAATAATCATTATCATTTGAGAAAAGGAAAAGATAGTCGTCTATAGAAAAATCAGATTCCCAAACAACAGGTGAAGAGAAACCTCTAAAAATGGACAAGACTGGTGCTTCTTTTTCACCTGGAATAGTATTGATTTGTAAATTCTTTATATTTTTATCTAAAATAAATAATTTATCCTCAACAATAGGTGTGGCTTTTCTTTCTTTACTATAACAAGAATAAAGAATTGGAATCACCATTTCGATATTTTCATTAGTTTTTTCACTATCTATTTTCTGCTCAAAAGAAACATTCAAAATCGAATTTTTTGAATCCCAAGATTGATTTATATAAACTTTAGGTGTACCTGATTTATAATACCAATTTAGAAATTTTGTTACATCAAAAGGACAATTTTTTTCTTCTAAATATGCTCCTTTTATTAATGAATTAATGAAATCCTCTGTTGTAGCAGCACTACCATCAAAAGTTTCAAAATAAAGATTAATACCTCTATAAAAATTCTCTATTCCAAGCAAAAGCTCAAGCATTCTTATCAACTCAGCTCCCTTTTCATATATTGTTGTTGTATAAAAATTATCAATGGCTACATACTCTTTAGGCTTCACTGCATGTGAAGTAGGTCCCTTATCTTCAGAAAATTGAAAATTCCTAAGGAATGAAACATCTTCTATTCTTTTTAGTCCTTTATTATGAAGATCTGCAGTAAAAGATTGATCACGAAAGACTGTCAATCCTTCCTTTAAGGATAACTGAAACCAATCTCTACATGTAATTCTATTACCAGTCCAATTATGAAAGTACTCATGTGCTATTACGCTTTCAATTCTTTCTAATTCATCATCGGTTGCTGTCATTGAGTCAGCTAAAACCAATTTTGAATTAAAAATATTTAAACCCTTATTTTCCATAGCTCCCATATTAAAATGTCTGACAGCAACAATTTTATATTCGTCTAAATCATATTCCAATTGATATTTTTCCTCATCCCATCTCATTGCTTTCTTTAGAGATTTTATAGCATGTTGCGTATATTTCTCATCACCTTCCTCGACATATAATTTTATATCAATTGATTTTCCTGAATTAGTAATGTAATTATCAGAGACCTCATTTAATTTTCCAGCAACTAATGCAAATAAATAAGATGGCTTTGGAAAAGGATCCTCCCAAATAATTTCGTGTCTATCAAGATTTGTTTTTAATTTTCCTGAATATTTCATATTACCATTTGAAAGCAAGATTGGATATAAATTTTGATCTGATTCTATTCTTACTGTATATTTACTTAAAACATCAGGCCTATCAGGATGAAAACAAATTCGTCTAAAACCCTCCGCTTCGCACTGGGTTGCTAGCATTCCAGAACTCAAATACAAACCTTCTAATGATGTATTATTAAATGGATTAATATTTGATTTAATATTCAATACAAATTCAGATATTGGTGGTTTATTTATAATCAATGATTTGCCTGAATAGCTATATTTTTCAGAATCCAATTCTTTACCATCTATTGATACTGAAAGTAATTCAATTTCAAAACCCTTAAGAATTAATTTTGGAGATTCTTCTGACTTTGCTTTTATAACCATTGAAGTTTCTACAGAAACTTTATCTTCTCCAATATTAAAATCTATATTTATTTTTGGTATCAGGAAAGGGTAGGGTATATATTCTGATAGTTTTGTTGATATGTTTTCTTTCATATAGAACTATTTTCTAAATTAATATCATAACATCAAATTAAAAACTAATTAATTCTCTTTAATTTCTTTCTGAAGTGATTTTGCTCTTTGTTCAATAGTCTTTCTTACTTTTCGCTCTATCTTCTCGGGTACTTTATCAGGACAAGTTAATACAGCCGATTCAACTATCACATTAGATGAGCCGTTGAGCAATTGCTTAGGTGTTATCGTTTTTCCATCTAATTCCTCTAGAAGGCCTCCATGTTTATTAATTATGATTGCTGTTAAATTATTAGCAGCAATGGAAATAGCGTCATCAAATTTAACCTTAGATCTTCTAGCAATACAAAAATAATTAGAAAAAATTTGGCCATATAAAAGCATATCAGAACGACTTGCTTTTACAAGCCTATTTTCTTTACTTAAAGAAGAATTACTTGTAGAAGTAGAAATCAGAATGGTTAAAAAAGATATTGCTAAAATTTTTTCAGTTAAAGATTTAAGTAATTTAATCAAGAGAATCCAATCCAAAAACATCAATTAGCAAAAACCTAAAATAGATTCATAGTTGCTTATTAGACTATACAGCATTACGTTTGAGGTATATTAAATAATTTTCACTATTCAATTAGTTGGGATTCTGAATCCTTATTTCATGATGATTTTCAACTATTTTCAACTTATCATTAAACCAACTATAAATATTTCTAGATCTAAATTTATCTTGAGCTATTAAACGTGTATGTTCTAAAACGTGCCAATCATCGTAATTAGACTCAAAGATCAATTCATGTTCATCAACTTGTCTAATGTTTGATATGCATGAAGAATCAGATAAATAAGAACAATCACGTATTAGCTGATGACCTTGTAGTTGAGCAGTTATTTCACCTTCACTTTTATAAGTTGGTCTTTTAGTAAAAAAATCTTTTTCATCTTCGCACCACCACTTAAACCGATAGCTTTCAAATTCAGAATCGCTTTGAATCAACTTACTTACAGTGATATACATTTCCAAATTAATAGCCTTTTCATCATCAAAAAAATATTGTCGCCTAGAATGCCATAAGCCAATATTTCTGCCAAACCAACGCTTTAAATTACTATCAAAGTCAATCCTAAGCCTATCAATACCTACTGAAGAATTTCTAGTTCTTCCAATACCAGATGAATGAGATATTGCCATTTACTGGAACTGAGAATTTAAAAAAGTATTCACTTAATTATTAGCTAATACCTAAAATGAGTCTCATTACCTTAAGGTATGCGTAATTATTTAGATTGCTCGACACTGTGAATAGTGCCGAAGCTAACGACAGACAGCAGTTAAAACTGTTGCTTGTGGCATCACGCCACCATCTCTCAAGGGGAGATATTCGTTCGTTAATTGAATATTTGGAAAAAGAAGATTGTGGATTTAACGTCACGCTAGCAGTTTCAGATCCTTCTGATAATCCAGAATTACTTGAGCTTTATAGATTAGTAGCGCTTCCTGCACTAATAAAATTAGAACCTTCTCCCAAACAAGTCTTTGCTGGGAGTTCGATTTTTGATCAAGTTAAAACTTGGGTTCCAAGATGGAAACATGAAGGGCCAATTCAAGG is a genomic window containing:
- a CDS encoding ribose-phosphate pyrophosphokinase; protein product: MTSFITAAHPESTSLKHDTNRLRLISGTSNTALAKEIATYMGITNVPLVSKRFADGELYVQIQQSIRGCDVFLIQPTCAPVNDSLMELMIMVDACKRASARQITAVIPYFGYARADRKTAGRESITAKLTANILVKSGVDRVLAMDLHSAQIQGYFDIPCDHIYGSPVLVDYLSTMKLDEIVVVSPDVGGVARARAFAKQMKDSPLAIIDKRRSGHNVAESLTVIGEVSGKTAILIDDMIDTGGTICAGAELLREEGAKKVIACASHAVFSPPAYEKLSKEGLFEQVIVTNSIPVPNNLNFSQLKVLSVANMLGEAIWRIHEESSVSSMFR
- the pepN gene encoding aminopeptidase N, with the translated sequence MKENISTKLSEYIPYPFLIPKINIDFNIGEDKVSVETSMVIKAKSEESPKLILKGFEIELLSVSIDGKELDSEKYSYSGKSLIINKPPISEFVLNIKSNINPFNNTSLEGLYLSSGMLATQCEAEGFRRICFHPDRPDVLSKYTVRIESDQNLYPILLSNGNMKYSGKLKTNLDRHEIIWEDPFPKPSYLFALVAGKLNEVSDNYITNSGKSIDIKLYVEEGDEKYTQHAIKSLKKAMRWDEEKYQLEYDLDEYKIVAVRHFNMGAMENKGLNIFNSKLVLADSMTATDDELERIESVIAHEYFHNWTGNRITCRDWFQLSLKEGLTVFRDQSFTADLHNKGLKRIEDVSFLRNFQFSEDKGPTSHAVKPKEYVAIDNFYTTTIYEKGAELIRMLELLLGIENFYRGINLYFETFDGSAATTEDFINSLIKGAYLEEKNCPFDVTKFLNWYYKSGTPKVYINQSWDSKNSILNVSFEQKIDSEKTNENIEMVIPILYSCYSKERKATPIVEDKLFILDKNIKNLQINTIPGEKEAPVLSIFRGFSSPVVWESDFSIDDYLFLFSNDNDYFSKWDSGQFLMREIIKSRLCNKANYILEDMFINVIKESIKSLEIKDPFFLATLLTVPGLAELESLFEKVDPINIYKQSLNFQVLIGTEILQELRIIAKNLFVNINHEWPMGRGERKLLATIWYYLTLAGDRNVQKICVGSISHSSMTIARAALEALKPLDIPETEEASFLFYNLWKDNPVVLDSWFAYEASRPNKKGIDVIEELLSHSKFDWKTPNSIRAVIGGFSKNIELFHSLDGQGYLFMAEKLIEVDKINPITASRMVKIFSKWKTYVDKNKESMYKSILKINNANISSNTREVVELILK